The following are from one region of the Cloacibacterium sp. TD35 genome:
- a CDS encoding helix-turn-helix transcriptional regulator: MKKDFFLARYALIIKRLERCPATYEEIENYLLNSREFQDANVYQYSIRTLQRDIKDINSLFNLVIQNKKKGDNRYFIASRPVMEVDEYNQRLLESYQIINAINTYPDFADFVFLESRKPRGIDSFYDLLFAIRNKKVVEFEHYSFLNQKVTKRKVHPLALKESKDRWYLFAVDTKDKKTKSFGLDRIRYLDVYKASFKEKYKIDVKEHFKNSFGVMNLEEQKPHKIVLECTKQQAEYIKSFPLHSTQEISLENSEKVIFEMCLHPTYDFMQEILSYGKEVKVLEPQCLIDDIKIHLQESIKNYFS; encoded by the coding sequence ATGAAAAAAGATTTCTTTTTGGCACGTTATGCTTTAATCATAAAGCGACTTGAGCGTTGTCCTGCAACTTATGAAGAAATAGAAAATTATCTTCTCAATTCGAGGGAATTTCAAGACGCTAATGTATATCAATATTCAATTAGAACTCTGCAAAGAGACATAAAAGATATCAATTCTTTATTTAATCTTGTTATCCAGAATAAAAAGAAGGGTGATAATAGATATTTTATTGCGAGTAGACCAGTAATGGAAGTTGATGAGTATAATCAGAGACTCTTAGAGTCTTATCAGATTATAAATGCAATTAATACTTATCCAGATTTTGCAGATTTTGTTTTTTTAGAGTCAAGAAAACCAAGGGGAATTGATTCTTTCTATGATTTGCTTTTTGCAATAAGAAATAAAAAAGTTGTTGAATTTGAACATTATAGTTTTCTTAATCAAAAGGTTACAAAAAGAAAAGTTCATCCACTTGCTCTAAAAGAATCTAAAGATCGTTGGTACCTTTTTGCAGTAGATACCAAAGATAAAAAAACAAAATCTTTTGGATTGGATCGGATAAGATATTTAGATGTTTATAAAGCTTCTTTTAAAGAGAAGTATAAAATAGATGTAAAGGAACATTTCAAAAATTCTTTTGGAGTGATGAATCTAGAAGAACAAAAACCTCACAAAATTGTTTTGGAATGCACTAAGCAACAAGCAGAATATATTAAAAGTTTTCCTTTACATTCAACTCAAGAGATATCTCTTGAGAATAGTGAAAAAGTAATATTTGAGATGTGTCTTCACCCTACTTATGATTTTATGCAAGAGATTCTTTCTTATGGTAAGGAAGTGAAAGTTTTAGAACCACAATGTTTGATAGATGATATTAAAATTCATTTGCAAGAGAGTATTAAAAACTACTTTTCTTAA
- a CDS encoding phospholipase D-like domain-containing protein yields the protein MIKTFTNLFFATVLFAVNSQAQTIQESDYTLNYKDNKIEVTFNKGVSLKAFDNKTQTLKRIAQAVNQNTFVLDSLNPAQVIKLEYTFNDDTSRTAKANYIVAKSASTGVMNVYFNHTVNNTLAQYQNAVNLADQLDNKLIDYINACQSTLDIAIYNSYSPDSSTGIAGAINSAYARGVKVRVIYDGSTSSVMIPLLNPAIPKLPSPTTSDYGIMHNKFVIFDADSSDPNTPWVWTGSTNWTAVQIDGPDKNNAIAIQDQALAQAYKSEFEEMWGSSTLTPNTTLSKFGPYKTDNTPHNFVIGGKVVNAYFSPSDGVTAKIVNVINSANTDIEIADMLITRDDIRDALINKYNAGLSTINAVFDSQNPTGNDFAALQSAIGTTKVVKYSGAGILHHKFMLVDNYNAGSDPQVLTGSHNWSTSAETKNDENTLIIHDKVITDQYFQAFAYLYNFAGGVLNATEFAQQNHQLIAYPNPTADVAYIKSDSRTANQSGSYTIFNVAGNKILEKQFTQLKDAPIDLTTYPKGLYFINLKIGDKTYQTKLLKK from the coding sequence ATGATAAAAACTTTTACCAACTTATTTTTTGCCACCGTTTTATTCGCGGTTAATTCTCAAGCTCAGACCATTCAAGAATCCGACTATACCTTAAACTACAAGGACAATAAAATTGAAGTTACCTTCAATAAAGGCGTTTCACTCAAAGCTTTTGACAACAAAACCCAAACCCTAAAGAGAATTGCACAGGCAGTGAATCAAAACACTTTTGTCCTAGACAGCCTTAATCCTGCACAGGTCATCAAACTGGAATATACTTTTAATGACGATACTTCCAGAACTGCAAAAGCCAATTATATTGTGGCAAAATCAGCCTCTACAGGGGTAATGAATGTCTATTTCAACCATACCGTAAACAATACCTTAGCGCAATATCAAAATGCCGTAAACTTGGCAGACCAACTGGATAACAAACTCATTGATTATATCAACGCTTGTCAAAGCACCTTAGATATTGCCATTTACAACAGCTACTCTCCAGATAGCTCTACAGGAATTGCTGGGGCAATCAATAGTGCATATGCTCGTGGGGTGAAAGTAAGAGTAATCTATGATGGAAGCACTTCTAGTGTGATGATTCCTTTGCTCAATCCTGCTATTCCCAAATTACCTAGTCCTACAACTTCTGACTATGGTATCATGCACAACAAATTTGTCATTTTCGATGCCGACAGCTCAGACCCAAACACCCCTTGGGTATGGACAGGTTCTACCAACTGGACTGCCGTTCAAATTGATGGTCCAGATAAAAACAATGCCATTGCTATTCAAGACCAAGCTTTAGCACAAGCCTATAAAAGCGAGTTTGAAGAAATGTGGGGTTCTAGTACTCTTACACCAAATACCACACTTTCAAAATTCGGACCATATAAAACAGACAACACACCTCACAATTTTGTAATTGGGGGCAAAGTAGTCAATGCCTATTTCAGCCCTTCTGATGGAGTGACAGCTAAAATTGTGAATGTCATCAACTCGGCCAATACAGACATAGAAATTGCAGATATGCTCATCACTAGAGACGATATCCGTGATGCTTTAATCAACAAATACAATGCAGGTTTGTCAACCATCAATGCAGTATTCGACAGCCAAAACCCAACGGGGAATGACTTTGCAGCTTTACAATCTGCCATTGGAACTACAAAAGTGGTAAAATATTCAGGAGCTGGAATTTTACACCACAAATTCATGTTGGTAGACAATTACAATGCGGGTTCGGACCCTCAAGTCTTGACAGGCTCTCACAACTGGTCAACTTCTGCAGAAACCAAAAATGATGAAAACACCCTAATCATTCACGATAAAGTAATCACAGACCAATATTTCCAAGCATTCGCTTACCTCTACAATTTCGCAGGGGGCGTACTCAATGCTACAGAATTTGCACAGCAAAATCATCAGCTCATTGCATATCCAAACCCAACAGCTGATGTTGCTTACATCAAATCAGACAGCCGTACAGCCAACCAAAGTGGTTCATATACCATTTTCAATGTAGCAGGAAACAAAATACTGGAGAAACAGTTTACCCAACTGAAAGATGCCCCAATAGACCTTACAACATATCCAAAAGGACTCTACTTCATCAACCTGAAAATCGGAGACAAAACCTACCAGACAAAACTCCTCAAAAAATAA
- a CDS encoding DUF262 domain-containing protein — MTNSTYKGKILGFTELIQAHKLEIPIIQRDYAQGRKDKKEIRLNFLKALYESITTNNPIKLDFIYGSCQNGAFQPLDGQQRLTTLFLLHWYSAAKDKELFTNTKILLSKFSYETRITSRDFCLALIENDIDIPDSNSNISDLIIDSNWFFLSWKSDPTIDAMLRTIDDIHKQFNKVDNLWEILNKKPNLISFYYVELENIGLTDDLYIKMNARGKLLTPFENFKASLQKKVEDEKWETLTSIQDSFAFKIDTVWTDYFWHQFRKNNTIDEAFMRMIASVCMIRQAIDRTITKAEERTNLITTIQEQPNSIRPGHFTKSSFEYLTDTFNIYEKVYKENTDLKPSFIMWRHSSRKSILSEIVFDDNTYSTVQINSATYTQKILFFAQTEYLKRNNTFNKEKFEEWMRVVRNIVSRGDVDKDGNRPDIVRSPQAFDGAVNLINELSEYCSDIYNNLSTITSLKSQFAKEQIEEEKTKAKLIIQYPNYRETIFSAEDNELLRGRIEFLFYCMDYDKNPENFDFQLFSTLTSVMNTHFNSEDNLNNDLRRALLSIEIAGNYDFYCYWWSYWHIAGATKRRLFDRFRELEYFIYSEWREYFKKLVLELCNKDLEAIATDFTPPVNFPKWKMRMIKEKDLLDKKGKSNYIAISDDNSSCWLLKSKRPRDTDGSYEIK; from the coding sequence ATGACAAATTCAACATACAAAGGAAAAATACTTGGGTTTACTGAGTTAATCCAAGCACATAAACTCGAGATTCCGATTATTCAGAGAGATTATGCTCAGGGTAGGAAAGACAAAAAGGAAATAAGACTTAATTTTCTAAAGGCATTGTATGAATCAATAACAACAAATAATCCAATTAAACTTGATTTTATTTATGGTAGTTGCCAAAATGGAGCATTTCAACCTTTGGATGGTCAGCAGAGATTAACAACATTATTCCTTTTGCATTGGTATTCTGCTGCAAAAGATAAAGAACTATTTACTAACACAAAAATACTCCTTAGCAAATTTTCGTACGAAACACGCATAACTTCAAGAGATTTTTGCCTTGCACTAATTGAAAATGATATTGACATACCTGATTCCAACTCTAATATCAGTGATTTAATTATAGATTCAAATTGGTTTTTTCTCTCTTGGAAGAGCGACCCAACAATAGATGCAATGCTTAGAACCATCGATGATATTCATAAACAATTTAATAAAGTTGATAATCTTTGGGAAATCCTGAATAAAAAACCAAATCTAATTTCATTTTATTATGTTGAACTTGAGAATATTGGCTTAACAGATGATCTTTACATAAAAATGAATGCAAGAGGAAAATTACTGACACCATTTGAAAACTTTAAAGCTAGTTTACAAAAGAAAGTAGAAGATGAAAAGTGGGAAACTTTAACAAGTATTCAAGATTCATTTGCATTTAAAATTGATACTGTATGGACTGATTATTTTTGGCATCAATTCAGGAAAAACAATACAATTGATGAAGCGTTTATGCGTATGATTGCATCCGTTTGTATGATTAGACAAGCTATTGATAGAACAATAACTAAAGCAGAGGAAAGAACTAATCTTATTACAACAATACAAGAGCAACCTAACTCAATCAGACCTGGACATTTCACTAAAAGTAGTTTTGAATACCTAACAGACACATTTAATATTTACGAAAAGGTTTATAAGGAGAATACTGATCTTAAGCCTTCTTTTATTATGTGGAGGCATTCCTCACGAAAATCTATTCTTTCAGAGATAGTTTTTGATGACAATACTTATTCAACTGTCCAAATAAATAGTGCAACTTATACTCAAAAAATACTCTTTTTTGCTCAAACTGAATATCTCAAAAGAAATAACACTTTCAACAAAGAAAAATTTGAGGAATGGATGAGAGTAGTAAGAAATATAGTTTCGAGAGGGGATGTTGACAAGGATGGTAATAGACCCGACATAGTTAGAAGTCCTCAGGCTTTTGATGGTGCTGTGAACCTAATAAATGAATTATCCGAGTATTGTTCAGATATATATAATAACCTCTCGACAATAACTTCATTAAAATCACAATTCGCTAAAGAACAAATCGAAGAAGAGAAAACTAAAGCCAAATTAATTATTCAGTACCCTAACTATCGTGAAACAATTTTTAGTGCAGAAGACAATGAATTACTCAGAGGAAGAATCGAATTTCTTTTCTATTGTATGGATTATGACAAAAATCCCGAAAATTTTGATTTCCAGTTATTCTCAACACTAACTTCTGTAATGAATACCCACTTCAACTCTGAAGACAATCTAAACAATGATTTAAGGCGAGCATTATTATCTATTGAAATTGCAGGCAATTATGATTTCTATTGTTATTGGTGGTCTTATTGGCATATTGCAGGAGCAACCAAGCGTAGATTGTTTGACAGATTTAGGGAGTTAGAATACTTCATTTATTCAGAATGGAGAGAATACTTTAAGAAACTTGTTCTTGAACTATGTAACAAAGACCTTGAAGCAATTGCTACAGATTTTACGCCACCTGTAAATTTTCCTAAATGGAAAATGAGAATGATAAAGGAGAAAGATTTATTAGACAAGAAAGGCAAATCCAATTACATTGCAATATCCGATGATAATTCAAGCTGTTGGTTATTAAAAAGCAAAAGACCTCGTGATACAGACGGAAGTTATGAGATTAAATAG
- a CDS encoding DUF3289 family protein: protein MYSLLSPNVQSLLDELDRKDAKNSIIRIPYKLLAETEIKPGLDLNGKVAEDLKDVSYLKEIQNSQKKFWEKNSVIFKKSDNELFGMMKDLFTDVSMFEMESIGLDMCQKFFNGTKGNYMDKRLIKHVFGSDEFQEYHKKITNSIKAVIYEGTADLKFLNNKPLYIPRMSFDGFINNAMGLGITIHQVYATKIELINYFCDLKRKYWTGTFRYTLYDHFGLDWNDILLHGEDYKPSPNTGNHFKAWYLLQRYRKAKPFIVELKKDIYSDGKF, encoded by the coding sequence ATGTATAGTTTATTAAGCCCAAATGTACAAAGCTTACTCGATGAATTGGATAGAAAGGACGCAAAAAACAGCATCATTAGAATTCCTTACAAATTACTCGCTGAAACCGAAATAAAACCTGGTTTAGATTTAAATGGAAAAGTTGCAGAGGATTTGAAAGATGTTTCTTATTTAAAGGAAATTCAAAATTCTCAAAAAAAATTTTGGGAGAAAAATTCTGTAATTTTCAAAAAATCTGATAATGAATTGTTTGGAATGATGAAAGACTTATTTACTGATGTTTCTATGTTTGAAATGGAATCTATAGGTTTAGATATGTGTCAAAAATTTTTTAATGGTACAAAAGGAAACTATATGGATAAAAGATTAATAAAACATGTCTTTGGAAGTGATGAGTTTCAAGAATATCACAAAAAAATAACAAATAGTATCAAGGCTGTCATTTATGAAGGTACAGCAGATTTAAAATTTTTAAATAATAAGCCGTTGTATATACCAAGAATGAGTTTTGATGGATTTATAAATAATGCTATGGGACTAGGAATTACAATTCATCAAGTTTATGCTACAAAGATAGAATTAATTAACTATTTTTGTGATTTAAAAAGGAAATATTGGACAGGAACTTTTCGTTATACTTTGTATGATCATTTTGGACTAGATTGGAACGATATTTTGCTTCACGGAGAAGATTATAAACCATCACCAAATACGGGGAATCATTTTAAAGCATGGTATCTGCTACAAAGATACAGAAAAGCAAAACCATTTATTGTAGAATTAAAAAAAGATATATATTCTGATGGAAAATTTTAG
- a CDS encoding patatin-like phospholipase family protein → MSKKITILSLDGGGIRGIIPCIILKYIEEQLQQKDNPSLKLGDYFDLIAGSSTGGILASILLYPEENKKAKFSIQKAFELYSEKGENIFSVGFWERLVNPFGLFSEKISEEELEKHLLDFFGNLELKDLAKPSLITAYDIENRKAQLFNSWDAKLPTNNFLVRDICRATSAAPTYFSPAKIKSVYGQYFSLIDGGLFANNPALCAYAEARKIPFSEVLKSHMKPNRPSINDMIIVSVGTGSETKPYSYKSLEKAGKIKWISPVIDILMSSNAETVDYQLTQMFQTLGNRNQKNYYRLNPSLKNASPEMDNVKQDNLDALIQAGLSFVNENKEALNQIVQKLIKNKI, encoded by the coding sequence ATGAGCAAAAAAATTACTATACTTTCTCTTGATGGAGGAGGGATAAGAGGAATTATTCCTTGTATTATTTTGAAATACATAGAAGAGCAACTTCAGCAAAAAGATAATCCTAGTTTAAAATTGGGGGATTATTTTGATTTGATTGCAGGTAGTAGTACTGGCGGAATTTTAGCTTCAATTTTACTTTATCCAGAAGAAAATAAGAAAGCTAAATTTTCTATCCAGAAAGCATTTGAATTATACTCTGAAAAAGGAGAAAATATTTTTAGTGTTGGATTTTGGGAAAGATTGGTAAATCCTTTTGGTCTTTTCAGTGAAAAAATTTCTGAAGAAGAATTAGAGAAACACCTTTTAGATTTTTTTGGAAATCTTGAATTGAAAGATTTAGCAAAACCATCTTTAATTACAGCATATGATATTGAGAATAGAAAAGCTCAACTGTTTAATTCGTGGGATGCAAAACTACCCACTAATAATTTTCTAGTCAGAGATATTTGTAGAGCTACTTCTGCAGCGCCAACATATTTTTCTCCTGCTAAAATTAAATCAGTTTATGGACAATATTTTAGTTTGATAGATGGAGGTTTGTTTGCCAATAATCCTGCACTTTGTGCCTATGCTGAGGCTAGAAAAATTCCTTTTTCAGAGGTTTTGAAATCTCACATGAAGCCAAATAGACCATCAATAAATGATATGATTATTGTTTCCGTTGGAACTGGTTCAGAAACTAAACCTTACTCTTATAAAAGTTTAGAAAAGGCAGGGAAAATAAAGTGGATTAGTCCAGTGATTGATATTTTGATGTCCTCTAATGCAGAGACCGTAGATTATCAACTTACTCAAATGTTCCAAACCCTTGGAAATAGAAACCAAAAAAATTATTATAGATTAAATCCTTCTCTTAAAAATGCTTCTCCAGAAATGGATAATGTAAAACAAGATAATCTTGATGCATTAATACAAGCTGGACTTTCTTTTGTAAATGAAAACAAAGAAGCACTTAATCAAATTGTTCAGAAACTGATCAAAAATAAAATTTAA
- a CDS encoding site-specific integrase: MNAKVSVLFYAKKSKTKSNLRVPIYLRITVNGKRAEFSTGKDVEISKWSSAQNRLKGNSEEARAINKYLDILQSNVLILENKLAMSRESFAALDIKNLLTGANTTERYLIPTFEEHNSKIEKLLGKEYAPATLKNFKTCLAHLKEFLWKVHKKSDIDIQKLEPSFLNDFDFFLRSKPNINNNSAVKHTKNLSKILKLCYQNNWIEKDLVIFYKGKFQEVNVNFLTEEEIRTIKNKDFIGKGLNLVRDIFIFSCYTGLAYVDIFNLTNEQITIGVDGNLWVITNRQKTGTNSNIPLLPIAEEIIKKYENHPLVSNSGKLLPVYSNQKINEYLKTIADNCNINKKLTFHCARHTFATTVTLSNNVSMESVSKMLGHKSIKTTQHYAKILDKKVSEDMNNLKKRLIRKK, encoded by the coding sequence ATGAATGCAAAAGTTTCGGTATTATTCTATGCGAAAAAATCCAAAACAAAATCTAATTTACGCGTTCCTATTTATTTGCGAATTACCGTGAATGGAAAGCGCGCAGAATTTTCTACTGGAAAAGATGTTGAAATTTCCAAATGGAGTTCCGCTCAAAATCGTTTAAAGGGTAATTCTGAAGAAGCGAGAGCTATAAATAAGTATTTAGACATCTTGCAATCCAATGTTCTAATCTTGGAAAACAAATTAGCGATGTCAAGGGAAAGTTTCGCTGCATTAGACATTAAAAACTTATTAACAGGTGCAAATACTACTGAAAGATACCTCATTCCAACTTTTGAAGAACACAATTCCAAAATTGAAAAACTTTTGGGTAAGGAATACGCACCAGCTACACTTAAGAATTTTAAAACTTGCTTGGCTCATTTAAAAGAATTTTTGTGGAAGGTTCATAAAAAATCTGATATTGATATTCAGAAATTGGAACCGTCATTTCTAAACGATTTTGATTTTTTCTTGCGATCCAAACCCAATATAAATAATAATTCAGCAGTAAAACACACCAAAAATTTAAGTAAAATATTAAAATTGTGTTATCAGAATAATTGGATTGAAAAAGATTTGGTAATTTTTTACAAAGGTAAATTCCAGGAAGTTAATGTTAATTTTCTTACGGAGGAAGAAATAAGAACAATTAAAAATAAAGATTTTATTGGTAAAGGTTTAAATCTAGTTAGAGATATCTTTATTTTCAGTTGTTACACGGGATTAGCGTATGTTGATATTTTTAATCTTACAAATGAACAAATTACTATAGGTGTTGATGGAAACCTTTGGGTAATAACAAATCGTCAAAAAACTGGGACAAATTCAAATATTCCTCTTTTACCAATAGCAGAAGAAATTATTAAAAAATATGAAAATCATCCCTTAGTTTCCAATTCTGGAAAGTTGTTGCCAGTCTATTCAAACCAAAAAATAAATGAATACTTAAAAACAATAGCTGATAATTGTAATATTAATAAAAAACTTACTTTTCATTGTGCAAGACATACATTTGCTACTACTGTTACTTTATCTAATAATGTATCAATGGAGAGCGTAAGTAAAATGCTTGGGCATAAAAGCATTAAAACTACTCAACATTATGCTAAAATTTTAGATAAAAAAGTAAGTGAAGACATGAATAATTTAAAAAAACGCTTAATCAGAAAGAAGTAA
- a CDS encoding M15 family metallopeptidase, with product MDKITRQRIAKLHPKVREEVTKIINQCDESLNGRAKIRITQGLRTFEEQELLYARGRLTKEKKVTNAKAGQSIHNYGLAVDICLIIDGKEASFDTKKDWDGDQIADWYECVKIFAKNGWDWGGNWVRFKDLPHFERRYLPVSKNFTKVSWRNLIKMKRDILGYVIF from the coding sequence ATGGACAAAATTACCAGGCAAAGAATTGCAAAACTTCATCCCAAAGTAAGAGAAGAAGTAACTAAGATTATTAATCAGTGTGATGAATCATTAAATGGAAGAGCCAAGATTAGAATTACCCAAGGACTCAGAACTTTTGAAGAACAAGAACTATTATATGCGAGAGGAAGGCTCACAAAAGAAAAGAAAGTGACTAATGCTAAAGCAGGACAAAGTATACATAATTATGGTTTGGCAGTTGATATATGTCTGATTATTGATGGAAAAGAAGCAAGTTTTGATACTAAAAAAGATTGGGATGGGGACCAAATTGCCGATTGGTATGAATGTGTTAAAATATTTGCAAAAAATGGTTGGGATTGGGGAGGTAACTGGGTTAGATTTAAAGATTTGCCTCATTTTGAACGAAGATACCTACCAGTTTCTAAAAACTTTACTAAGGTAAGTTGGCGCAATCTAATTAAAATGAAAAGAGACATATTGGGATATGTAATTTTTTAA
- a CDS encoding DUF262 domain-containing protein, which translates to MENILELKTINELNQYSFFIPAYQRGYKWTPKEVEDLLNDINEFKPRLIGDTDEKTWYCLQPIVVKEISSLDGKTPEFEVIDGQQRLTTIFLILQYLNQDYVPEKRDKLFGLDYQTRQGTSDFLNSLDINNIVEENIDFYYINNAYQKINQWFDSKGDNFDKSDFRSKFKFHSKVIWYQSNEENPISIFTRINIGKIPLTNSELIKALFLNSSNFEKSKLEKLKLRQLEIATEWDQIEQSLQNDRLWYFISGNKISTNRIELIFDLMNEEGDKNDSYSTFRFFSKKFNSKTQEAVEENWKEIKDYYLRFNEWFNERDLYHKIGFLVCINAASIKTLYKKSSTLTKTEFRQFLDSQIKDNLKNISLEDLQYGDKNVKWVLLLYNILTMLNSEKDNSYFPFDIFKNENWDIEHITSVKDAIPDKNRGDWVQDASAFIDDTKEGGKELKERANKCDVTNDDEFKSLFEDIVSHFNSDINDEDINDLSNLTLLDSQTNRGYKNAVFPLKRKTIINRDKSGVFIPICTKNVFLKYFSEYPPKISFWTQDDRVKYEADLFKVLNNYITA; encoded by the coding sequence ATGGAAAATATATTAGAATTAAAGACTATTAATGAGCTGAATCAGTACTCATTTTTTATTCCAGCTTATCAGAGAGGCTATAAATGGACACCCAAAGAGGTGGAAGACTTATTGAATGACATAAATGAATTTAAGCCTAGACTCATCGGTGACACAGATGAAAAAACTTGGTACTGCCTGCAACCTATTGTTGTTAAAGAAATATCATCTTTAGACGGTAAAACACCCGAGTTTGAAGTTATTGACGGCCAACAAAGACTAACAACTATCTTCTTGATTCTTCAATATTTAAATCAAGACTATGTTCCAGAGAAGCGAGATAAACTTTTTGGACTAGACTATCAAACTAGACAAGGAACAAGTGATTTTCTTAACTCTTTAGATATAAATAATATTGTTGAGGAAAACATTGATTTTTACTACATTAATAATGCTTACCAAAAAATTAATCAGTGGTTTGATTCAAAGGGTGACAATTTTGATAAAAGTGATTTTCGTTCCAAGTTTAAGTTCCATTCAAAGGTAATTTGGTATCAAAGCAATGAAGAAAATCCTATATCTATCTTCACAAGAATAAACATTGGGAAAATTCCTTTAACTAACTCCGAACTCATAAAAGCGCTATTTTTAAATAGCTCAAATTTTGAAAAAAGTAAACTAGAGAAGTTGAAGTTACGTCAACTCGAAATTGCAACTGAATGGGATCAAATTGAGCAATCACTTCAAAATGATAGATTATGGTATTTTATTTCAGGAAATAAGATCTCAACCAATAGAATAGAATTAATATTCGACCTAATGAATGAAGAAGGAGATAAAAATGACTCTTATTCAACTTTTAGATTTTTCAGTAAAAAATTCAATAGCAAAACTCAAGAAGCAGTTGAAGAAAATTGGAAGGAAATCAAAGATTATTACCTAAGATTTAATGAGTGGTTTAACGAACGAGATTTATATCACAAAATTGGGTTCTTGGTATGTATCAATGCTGCTTCAATAAAAACTTTGTACAAAAAATCAAGTACATTAACCAAAACTGAATTCAGACAGTTTCTAGATAGTCAAATTAAAGATAATCTCAAAAATATTTCACTTGAGGATTTACAATATGGTGATAAGAATGTTAAATGGGTGCTCCTTTTATACAACATTCTGACAATGCTTAACAGCGAAAAAGACAATTCATATTTCCCTTTTGACATCTTTAAAAATGAAAATTGGGATATTGAACATATAACTTCAGTTAAAGACGCTATTCCAGATAAAAATCGTGGCGATTGGGTTCAAGATGCATCAGCGTTTATTGACGACACTAAAGAGGGAGGAAAAGAGCTAAAGGAAAGAGCAAATAAATGTGATGTAACTAACGATGATGAATTCAAAAGTTTATTTGAAGACATAGTTTCACATTTTAATTCAGATATAAATGATGAGGATATAAATGACTTATCGAATCTTACTTTATTGGATTCTCAAACAAATAGAGGTTATAAAAACGCTGTTTTTCCATTAAAAAGGAAGACAATCATAAATAGGGACAAGTCTGGAGTTTTTATACCTATTTGTACCAAAAATGTATTCTTGAAATATTTCAGTGAATATCCACCTAAAATTTCTTTTTGGACTCAAGATGATAGAGTAAAATATGAAGCTGACCTTTTTAAAGTTCTCAATAACTATATAACTGCATAG